The following are from one region of the Gloeomargarita lithophora Alchichica-D10 genome:
- a CDS encoding HesB/IscA family protein has protein sequence MNATQSPSGILVTPAALRHLQNLRHQKGEDLCLRVGVRQGGCSGMSYMMDFERPEHIRPDDAVFDQAGFKIICDPRSLLYLYGLALDYSDALIGGGFQFTNPNAVQTCGCGKSFNT, from the coding sequence ATGAATGCGACCCAATCCCCGTCAGGTATTTTGGTGACCCCCGCCGCCCTCCGCCATTTGCAAAATCTGCGGCATCAGAAGGGGGAAGACCTCTGTTTGCGGGTGGGGGTACGCCAGGGGGGCTGTTCCGGGATGTCCTATATGATGGATTTTGAACGGCCAGAGCATATCCGCCCGGATGATGCAGTATTTGACCAGGCGGGATTCAAAATTATTTGTGACCCCCGCAGTTTGCTGTACCTTTACGGGCTGGCTTTGGACTATAGCGATGCCCTAATTGGCGGCGGCTTTCAATTTACCAATCCCAATGCGGTGCAAACCTGTGGCTGTGGCAAGTCCTTTAATACCTGA
- a CDS encoding FUSC family protein gives MNFSIHRSTVLVALQVALTALVAYLVGFYTTSTPDAANASIGGLWAAISGIVVLQASRRETFAMATLRILGSAIGSLVSAAYLFLLPFSSWGMGLCIFITVVLCHLVQIPDHARLASLTVAIVMVVAGNSPHLSPAVNAGLRFAESAIGTATAMFAILIWEKGAEPRDKSG, from the coding sequence TCTGGTCGCCCTGCAAGTTGCCCTCACCGCCCTGGTCGCCTACCTGGTCGGATTTTACACCACCAGCACCCCGGATGCGGCCAATGCCAGCATTGGGGGATTGTGGGCGGCGATCTCCGGTATTGTGGTTCTGCAAGCCAGCCGCCGGGAAACTTTTGCGATGGCAACCCTGCGGATTCTCGGCTCGGCCATCGGCTCCCTGGTGAGTGCCGCCTATCTTTTTCTGCTCCCGTTCAGCAGTTGGGGGATGGGGTTATGTATTTTTATTACCGTTGTGCTTTGTCATCTGGTACAAATCCCCGACCACGCCCGCCTCGCTTCCCTGACGGTGGCCATTGTCATGGTTGTGGCTGGGAATAGCCCCCATCTGTCCCCGGCGGTCAATGCTGGCCTGCGTTTTGCCGAATCTGCCATCGGTACAGCGACAGCGATGTTTGCCATTCTTATTTGGGAAAAGGGTGCCGAGCCAAGGGACAAAAGTGGCTAA